In a single window of the Phycisphaerales bacterium genome:
- the holA gene encoding DNA polymerase III subunit delta produces the protein MARNATDTPAIVVIFGSDEHRKRQALAENLDQLLPPEIDRSLALTEYDAGKSSESGPPPVHTVLEDLATLPFLSDRRVVVIREADAFVTMHRRTLETYLERPAPTGTLVLECRTFPKTTRLFKIAASVGGISECEGLRGAALLDFVVRQASDRGKRFQAGAAERLIDLVGNNAGLLCGETEKLTLYVGERRDITPQDVADLVGLSREEKIFAAVDAAAAGQTADALRLWHHVLATEPAAIFMVLGGLAFKLQQWLEVHEQIADGAAAGSLAWKAGYGGRPGEFQQFLRHLSPSRLRRALAAVATLDAQVKVGLRSIETGVELLLLRLAAAAR, from the coding sequence ATGGCCCGCAACGCTACCGACACCCCGGCCATCGTCGTCATCTTCGGCTCCGACGAGCACCGCAAGCGGCAAGCGCTAGCCGAAAACCTTGACCAGTTGCTGCCACCCGAAATCGATCGCAGTCTCGCCCTCACCGAGTACGACGCCGGCAAGTCTTCTGAGTCAGGACCACCGCCTGTACACACGGTGCTCGAAGATCTCGCCACGCTTCCGTTTCTGTCGGATCGGCGGGTTGTCGTGATCCGCGAAGCAGATGCCTTCGTGACTATGCACCGGCGCACACTCGAAACTTATCTCGAACGCCCCGCCCCAACGGGTACGCTGGTGCTCGAGTGCCGCACTTTTCCCAAGACGACGCGCCTTTTCAAGATCGCTGCAAGCGTGGGTGGCATCAGCGAGTGCGAGGGCCTGCGGGGTGCCGCCCTGCTCGACTTCGTGGTCCGCCAGGCAAGCGACCGCGGAAAGCGGTTTCAAGCGGGTGCCGCGGAGCGCCTCATCGACCTTGTCGGCAACAACGCCGGACTCCTGTGCGGCGAGACAGAAAAGCTCACGCTGTACGTCGGGGAGCGTCGGGATATCACGCCACAGGACGTTGCCGACCTGGTCGGGCTCTCGCGAGAAGAGAAGATTTTCGCCGCCGTGGATGCCGCCGCCGCCGGACAGACGGCCGATGCCTTGCGACTGTGGCACCACGTGCTGGCAACCGAACCCGCGGCAATCTTCATGGTTCTGGGTGGTTTGGCTTTCAAACTCCAGCAATGGCTCGAAGTTCACGAGCAGATTGCGGACGGCGCTGCCGCCGGATCGCTCGCATGGAAGGCCGGTTACGGCGGCCGACCGGGCGAGTTCCAGCAATTTCTGCGGCATTTATCCCCGTCCAGACTGCGTCGCGCACTCGCCGCCGTGGCCACCCTCGATGCCCAAGTCAAAGTGGGTCTCCGGTCGATAGAGACCGGCGTGGAGCTGCTGCTGCTCCGGCTGGCCGCCGCTGCGCGGTAG
- a CDS encoding tetratricopeptide repeat protein translates to MRSITSILLALYAASALGAAPEPVFVASRQIALDFAADTTVTAALLYVSTDAGRNWQQAAISPEGRPPLRFDAPEDGRYEFFVVLRNATGDSAPPPAPGTPPTLSVVVDTVPPLMQVHTARVERGNDLDAGTTPTVMLDVTLVDEYLTSGSVRIFFRTSPSEPWQDGGSPIANGRLLHWHPPTELDGMISARLMAVDRAGNRATADVPPLNLGPAGTTSKNTAPHEVFGDLDSPVSALELDPMDPVAAVAPLPLPPLTTMPRPALGTDELAQLRALGTQFMATGRFDLAAARFADAVARQPENPDLLVELGSALYRLGRFEEADARFVSALSQGTEHRGALRGRALVAATLRRYPDARGLLARLQILEPADGTVWLHTGDVEHRLGNPVAAVAAWRRAAELATNDAALRSKIERRLEYFGTNGAPNTALGESDPDSWPATLPTPRPSSSSSAPTSTASGKR, encoded by the coding sequence ATGCGGAGCATAACCTCTATCCTTTTAGCACTTTACGCTGCTTCGGCGCTGGGCGCGGCGCCCGAGCCGGTGTTTGTAGCCAGCCGCCAGATCGCGCTTGATTTCGCGGCGGACACGACCGTGACCGCCGCCTTGCTCTATGTTTCGACCGACGCCGGCCGAAACTGGCAACAAGCCGCCATCAGCCCGGAGGGACGACCTCCACTGCGGTTTGATGCACCTGAGGACGGCCGCTACGAGTTCTTTGTCGTGCTTCGAAACGCCACCGGCGACTCGGCTCCACCCCCCGCTCCCGGGACCCCCCCCACACTCAGCGTCGTGGTCGACACCGTGCCCCCGCTGATGCAGGTTCACACCGCGCGCGTGGAACGCGGCAACGACCTCGACGCAGGCACCACGCCAACGGTCATGCTGGATGTGACCTTGGTGGACGAATATCTTACTTCGGGTAGCGTTCGCATTTTTTTCCGGACCTCTCCATCTGAACCGTGGCAGGATGGCGGCTCTCCGATCGCCAATGGGCGCTTGCTCCACTGGCACCCCCCCACTGAACTCGACGGGATGATCTCGGCTCGCTTGATGGCCGTCGACCGCGCCGGCAATCGTGCGACCGCCGATGTCCCGCCGCTCAACTTGGGTCCGGCAGGCACCACATCGAAAAACACCGCCCCACACGAGGTATTTGGTGACCTGGACTCACCAGTCTCGGCACTCGAACTCGACCCGATGGATCCCGTCGCAGCCGTCGCGCCCCTTCCACTCCCCCCCCTGACAACCATGCCGCGCCCGGCCCTTGGAACCGATGAACTTGCGCAACTACGCGCCCTCGGCACGCAATTCATGGCCACCGGCCGGTTCGATCTCGCGGCCGCACGCTTCGCCGATGCGGTGGCACGCCAGCCGGAGAACCCCGACCTGCTCGTGGAACTTGGCAGTGCCCTCTACCGCCTGGGGCGATTCGAGGAGGCCGACGCGCGCTTTGTTTCCGCACTGTCACAAGGCACCGAGCATCGCGGCGCACTGCGCGGCCGGGCGCTGGTCGCGGCGACGCTGCGACGCTACCCTGACGCCCGCGGGTTGCTCGCGCGGTTGCAGATCCTCGAGCCCGCCGACGGCACCGTCTGGCTGCACACGGGCGATGTGGAGCACCGGCTCGGCAACCCGGTCGCGGCCGTTGCGGCTTGGCGCCGTGCGGCTGAACTGGCAACGAATGACGCGGCGCTGCGCTCTAAGATCGAGCGCCGCCTCGAATACTTCGGCACAAACGGCGCCCCGAATACGGCCCTCGGCGAGAGCGACCCTGATTCATGGCCCGCAACGCTACCGACACCCCGGCCATCGTCGTCATCTTCGGCTCCGACGAGCACCGCAAGCGGCAAGCGCTAG
- a CDS encoding aminotransferase class I/II-fold pyridoxal phosphate-dependent enzyme, protein MTTVVDLRSDTVTRPSPEMRAVIANAEVGDDVLGDDPTVLRLQARAADLLGKEAALYVPSGTMANQVAIRAVCEPGDELIIDETTHSYNYETGGPAALSGVGTRLIRTERGLFGAADVEPLVRAVSAHFPRSRMVIIENTNNRGGGSIWPVPQVAEVAAAARRHNLHVHMDGARLMNACVATGVAPAAYTQAVDTVSMCFSKGLGAPVGSVIAGPAAVIERCQRFRKMFGGAMRQAGLLAAAALYALDHHVERLAEDHARARRLAGALAALPGIELDVRRVETNIVIFGIAPALGSAPEFAMKLKERGVWLLPTGPHTLRAVTHLDVSTAQIEQAIGVFAELCRTVRAA, encoded by the coding sequence ATGACAACCGTAGTTGATCTGCGCAGCGATACGGTGACACGCCCGTCGCCCGAGATGCGGGCGGTGATCGCCAACGCTGAAGTGGGGGACGATGTGCTGGGCGATGACCCGACGGTCCTGCGCTTGCAGGCCCGCGCCGCGGACTTGCTCGGCAAGGAAGCAGCGCTGTACGTGCCGTCCGGAACGATGGCGAACCAGGTCGCGATTCGCGCCGTGTGCGAACCCGGCGATGAGTTGATCATCGACGAGACCACCCACAGCTACAACTACGAGACCGGCGGTCCCGCGGCGCTCTCCGGCGTCGGAACGCGCCTGATTCGCACGGAGCGCGGCCTTTTCGGTGCGGCCGACGTTGAGCCGTTGGTGCGGGCCGTTTCGGCGCATTTTCCGCGTTCACGCATGGTCATCATCGAGAATACGAACAACCGCGGCGGTGGCAGTATTTGGCCGGTGCCGCAGGTGGCGGAAGTGGCGGCGGCGGCACGGCGGCACAATCTGCATGTGCACATGGATGGCGCTCGGTTGATGAATGCCTGTGTGGCCACCGGGGTCGCTCCGGCGGCTTACACGCAGGCGGTTGACACCGTGTCCATGTGCTTCAGCAAGGGGTTGGGAGCACCGGTGGGATCGGTTATTGCCGGTCCGGCTGCGGTGATCGAGCGCTGTCAGCGCTTCCGCAAGATGTTCGGCGGCGCGATGCGGCAGGCCGGGCTGTTGGCGGCGGCGGCACTGTACGCCCTGGACCACCATGTCGAGCGTTTAGCGGAAGATCATGCGCGCGCCCGCCGACTCGCGGGTGCGCTCGCGGCACTTCCGGGAATCGAACTCGACGTGCGGCGCGTGGAAACGAACATCGTGATCTTCGGCATCGCTCCGGCGCTCGGTTCCGCGCCGGAGTTTGCGATGAAGCTGAAGGAGCGCGGGGTCTGGCTCCTGCCGACGGGGCCGCACACCCTGCGCGCCGTCACACACCTCGACGTGTCCACCGCCCAGATCGAGCAGGCGATCGGCGTGTTTGCGGAACTGTGCCGTACGGTGCGTGCGGCGTGA
- a CDS encoding endonuclease V codes for MCPLPVQVRWLAAADVAFTRAGRVAVAGVVLWDTCTHAVVEQRVARGPVEFPYVPGLLSFRELPTVLAAFRQLQGTPDVVLCDGHGRAHPQRCGLACHLGLWLQVPTVGVAKSRLCGAHAEPGPVRGARTPLWLGGEEVGTVLRTRVKVKPLYVSPGHLCDVAGAVDLTLAALGRYRLPEPARAAHALVTHSR; via the coding sequence ATGTGTCCGCTGCCCGTGCAGGTGCGCTGGCTGGCGGCAGCGGATGTGGCGTTCACACGTGCAGGCCGTGTGGCTGTGGCCGGAGTCGTACTCTGGGATACCTGCACGCATGCGGTGGTGGAACAGCGTGTCGCGCGGGGGCCTGTCGAGTTTCCGTATGTGCCGGGTCTGCTGAGTTTTCGCGAGCTGCCAACGGTATTAGCGGCCTTCCGGCAATTGCAGGGCACACCGGATGTCGTGCTGTGTGATGGGCACGGGCGGGCGCACCCGCAGCGTTGCGGACTGGCTTGCCACCTTGGTTTATGGTTACAGGTACCCACCGTGGGCGTGGCGAAGTCGCGCCTGTGCGGCGCACATGCCGAACCCGGGCCGGTGCGCGGCGCGCGTACGCCACTCTGGCTGGGAGGCGAGGAAGTGGGCACGGTTCTGCGCACTCGGGTGAAGGTGAAGCCGCTTTATGTAAGCCCGGGACATCTTTGCGACGTGGCGGGCGCGGTCGATCTGACCCTGGCGGCGCTCGGGCGCTATCGACTGCCCGAGCCGGCGCGCGCGGCACATGCGCTCGTCACGCACAGCCGGTGA
- a CDS encoding methylated-DNA--[protein]-cysteine S-methyltransferase, with the protein MPASPQHRFRIVETSAGPAAFVTTSAGVCRVYLPAGPGDVLRATVSRDYAAASACATLLPEFAAALRAYFAGDFVEFEVALDYTTAPPFHRRVWEACRTVPYGQTTTYRELAVRVGVPGAARAVGNAMRTNRFPPVVPCHRVLRSDGGLGGFSGGDGVPFKQRLLEMERAGVTELVPV; encoded by the coding sequence GTGCCTGCTTCACCCCAGCACCGCTTTCGCATCGTCGAGACTTCAGCCGGCCCCGCGGCGTTCGTGACGACGTCCGCCGGGGTGTGCCGCGTCTATTTACCGGCTGGCCCCGGCGATGTCCTGCGCGCGACCGTGTCGCGTGACTATGCCGCCGCGAGTGCGTGTGCCACACTGCTCCCGGAATTCGCCGCAGCGCTCAGGGCCTATTTCGCGGGTGATTTCGTGGAGTTTGAAGTCGCGTTGGACTACACCACGGCACCGCCATTCCATCGTCGCGTGTGGGAAGCCTGCCGCACCGTGCCATACGGTCAGACCACCACGTACCGTGAACTGGCGGTGCGCGTCGGCGTCCCCGGGGCGGCCCGCGCCGTGGGGAACGCCATGCGGACCAATCGCTTTCCACCGGTTGTCCCCTGCCACCGAGTGCTGCGCAGCGATGGCGGTCTGGGTGGTTTCTCCGGTGGCGACGGCGTTCCCTTCAAGCAGCGGCTGCTCGAAATGGAGCGCGCGGGGGTAACGGAACTCGTCCCGGTCTAG
- a CDS encoding serine protein kinase — MSSIDEILSVIDRHLDTQRFKQQHWEGGFSNYLEMVMQTPRVARNAFQRVFDMVLHFGTERYRYLKQDYVHYKFFDDPFDNGKDAIFGLDAALMRLVDFFKSAAQGYGTDRRILLLHGPVGSSKSTIARLLKKGLEVYSRMDEGALYTYSWKLTNEEGEEELHPCPMHEEPLKLIPREPRKEILARLNADLPEDKQIRVDGDLDPFCRRTFEDLLLRYDGNWRKVLDHVVVRRLILSEKDRVGIGTFQPKDEKNQDSTELTGDINYRKIAQYGSDSDPRAFNFDGELNIANRGVCEFIEVLKLDVAFLYDLLGASQEHTIKPKKFAQTDIDEVILGHTNEPEYKKLQSNELMEAFRDRTIKIDVPYNCRLSDEIKIYEKDFSKEKVRGIHIAPHTIEVAAMWAVLTRLEDPKKAGLTLLQKLKLYDGKSIPGYTEDSVKELKEEARREGMQGISPRYIQDKISNALVGEQAQVDRCINPFMVMNELESGLSHHSLITDEEQKKRYKELLSVVREEYEDTLKAEVQRAISADEDAIQRLCTNYIENVRAYTQHEKVRNKYTGRDEEPDERLMRSIEEKIDIPDSRKDDFRQEIMNYIGALALDGKKFEYNTNARLYKALELKLFEDSRDTIKLKNVVSGVIDDETQAKIDVVKQRLIKFFGYNETSATDVLNYVASIFARGDTKRED, encoded by the coding sequence ATGTCGTCGATCGACGAAATCCTGTCCGTAATCGACCGCCACCTCGACACCCAGCGCTTCAAGCAGCAGCACTGGGAAGGCGGCTTCTCCAACTACCTTGAAATGGTGATGCAGACGCCGCGGGTGGCCCGCAACGCCTTTCAGCGTGTTTTCGACATGGTTCTGCATTTCGGCACGGAGCGCTACCGCTACCTCAAACAGGACTACGTCCACTACAAGTTCTTCGACGACCCCTTCGACAACGGCAAGGACGCCATTTTCGGGCTCGACGCCGCGCTCATGCGCCTGGTGGATTTCTTCAAATCCGCCGCCCAGGGCTACGGAACCGACCGCCGCATTCTGCTCCTGCATGGCCCCGTCGGTTCGAGCAAGAGCACCATCGCCCGGCTTTTGAAAAAGGGCCTCGAGGTCTACTCCCGCATGGACGAGGGGGCGCTCTACACCTACTCGTGGAAGCTGACCAACGAGGAGGGCGAGGAGGAGCTGCACCCGTGCCCGATGCACGAGGAACCGCTCAAGCTCATTCCACGCGAACCGCGCAAGGAGATCCTCGCACGCCTCAACGCCGACCTGCCCGAAGACAAGCAGATTCGCGTGGATGGCGACCTCGACCCCTTCTGCCGCCGCACTTTTGAAGATCTGCTGCTGCGCTATGACGGCAACTGGCGCAAGGTACTCGACCACGTCGTGGTCCGTCGCCTGATCCTGTCCGAGAAGGATCGCGTCGGCATCGGCACTTTCCAGCCGAAAGATGAAAAGAACCAGGATTCCACCGAGCTCACCGGCGACATCAACTATCGCAAGATCGCCCAGTACGGCTCCGACTCCGACCCGCGCGCCTTCAACTTCGACGGCGAACTGAACATCGCCAACCGCGGCGTGTGCGAGTTCATCGAAGTGCTCAAGCTCGACGTCGCCTTCCTGTACGATTTGCTCGGCGCGTCGCAGGAACACACCATCAAGCCCAAGAAATTCGCCCAGACGGACATCGACGAGGTCATCCTCGGCCACACCAACGAGCCGGAATACAAGAAGCTCCAGAGCAACGAGCTGATGGAGGCCTTCCGCGACCGTACCATCAAGATCGACGTGCCGTACAACTGCCGGCTGAGCGACGAGATCAAGATTTACGAGAAGGATTTCTCCAAGGAGAAAGTCCGCGGTATCCATATCGCGCCGCACACCATCGAGGTGGCCGCCATGTGGGCCGTCCTGACGCGCCTGGAAGATCCCAAGAAGGCCGGCCTGACACTGCTGCAAAAGCTCAAGCTCTACGACGGCAAGAGCATTCCCGGCTACACCGAGGACTCGGTCAAGGAGCTGAAAGAGGAGGCCCGTCGCGAGGGCATGCAGGGCATCAGTCCACGCTACATCCAGGACAAGATCTCCAACGCCCTCGTCGGTGAGCAGGCCCAGGTCGACCGCTGCATTAACCCGTTCATGGTGATGAATGAACTCGAGAGCGGCCTGAGCCACCACTCTCTCATCACCGACGAAGAACAGAAGAAACGCTACAAGGAGCTGCTGAGCGTCGTCCGCGAAGAGTACGAGGACACGCTCAAGGCGGAAGTGCAGCGGGCGATCAGCGCAGACGAGGACGCCATCCAGCGGCTCTGCACGAACTACATCGAGAATGTCCGGGCCTACACCCAGCACGAGAAGGTGCGCAACAAGTACACCGGCCGCGACGAGGAACCGGACGAGCGCCTGATGCGGTCAATCGAGGAAAAAATCGACATCCCCGACAGCCGCAAGGACGATTTCCGCCAGGAGATCATGAACTATATCGGGGCGCTGGCGCTCGACGGAAAGAAGTTCGAGTACAACACGAACGCGCGGTTGTACAAGGCGCTCGAGCTGAAGCTCTTCGAGGACTCGCGCGACACGATCAAGCTGAAGAACGTGGTGAGCGGCGTGATCGATGACGAGACGCAGGCCAAGATCGACGTCGTGAAGCAGCGGCTGATCAAGTTCTTCGGCTACAATGAGACCAGCGCAACGGATGTACTGAACTACGTCGCGAGCATCTTCGCGCGCGGCGATACGAAGCGCGAGGACTGA
- the ispF gene encoding 2-C-methyl-D-erythritol 2,4-cyclodiphosphate synthase, with the protein MATPPPPFRIGIGYDLHRLVPGRPLILGAITIPSDVGLLGHSDADVVLHALTDALLGGVGLPDIGDYFPDTDPQWRGADSRRFLEHALGAVRASGYEVGNADMVIHAQRPKLGPHKLAIRAQVAGLLGVAVEQVGVKATTNEGLDAIGRGEALACWATVLVVRCQTAVAPSA; encoded by the coding sequence ATGGCCACTCCCCCCCCGCCCTTTCGCATCGGCATCGGCTACGACCTGCACCGGCTGGTGCCCGGCCGCCCCTTGATCCTGGGAGCGATCACGATCCCCTCTGATGTGGGGCTGCTGGGCCATAGCGATGCGGATGTGGTACTGCATGCGTTGACGGATGCGCTGCTGGGCGGAGTGGGACTGCCGGATATCGGTGACTACTTTCCGGACACGGATCCGCAGTGGCGGGGAGCCGACAGCCGGAGATTTCTGGAGCATGCCCTGGGGGCCGTGCGGGCGAGCGGGTACGAGGTGGGTAATGCGGACATGGTGATTCACGCGCAGCGGCCGAAGCTGGGTCCGCACAAACTCGCGATCCGGGCCCAGGTGGCGGGTTTGCTGGGGGTGGCGGTGGAGCAGGTAGGGGTGAAGGCAACGACGAACGAGGGGCTGGACGCGATCGGACGCGGGGAGGCGTTGGCGTGCTGGGCAACCGTGCTGGTCGTGAGATGCCAGACCGCTGTGGCTCCAAGCGCCTGA
- a CDS encoding alpha/beta fold hydrolase yields MLLAWSILDALARNWALVAIAVTILTLVVVSACVLMNYVRISLNIMRTTKPPLSRAPLDFDRILGEPVFFPALDGLPLQGMLLRAPVHVPRRGMIIFVHEFCADMYSWARYCRGLHEHGYDIFTFDFRGHGQSECEPDYTPRQWITDHDMNDMRGAAAYVEQWLLAHHYPVEYGLFGISRGACAAILLAADNPQARVIVSDGGFSTDSTVEYFMRRWAYIFARIRFMYENHPPVFWRFLRWAMFHFARREFKCRFPSVHKALRRMTPRAILFIHGEKDSYLPVEQSRRLYALAPQPKALWIAAGARHNQAVIVHRDRYHALTLNFYDRYLMPAGVAPVAEARPEVAPPMASQPAFADAESL; encoded by the coding sequence ATGCTCCTGGCTTGGTCCATTCTCGATGCGCTTGCGCGGAATTGGGCCTTGGTGGCCATTGCGGTCACGATCCTGACGCTGGTTGTGGTGTCGGCGTGCGTACTGATGAACTACGTGCGCATCTCGCTGAACATCATGCGGACTACGAAGCCGCCGCTGTCACGGGCGCCGCTCGATTTCGACCGTATCCTGGGGGAACCGGTGTTCTTTCCAGCGCTGGATGGCCTCCCCCTGCAAGGGATGCTGTTGCGTGCTCCCGTCCATGTGCCGCGCCGTGGCATGATCATCTTCGTGCACGAGTTCTGTGCAGACATGTACTCCTGGGCACGGTACTGCCGCGGGCTGCACGAGCATGGTTATGACATTTTCACGTTCGATTTTCGCGGGCACGGACAGAGTGAATGCGAGCCGGACTACACCCCGCGGCAGTGGATCACCGACCACGATATGAACGACATGCGGGGGGCGGCCGCATATGTGGAACAATGGCTGCTGGCCCACCATTATCCGGTCGAATACGGGCTGTTCGGAATCTCGCGTGGGGCCTGTGCAGCGATTCTGTTGGCGGCGGACAACCCGCAGGCGCGGGTCATTGTGTCGGACGGCGGATTCAGCACCGACAGCACGGTCGAGTATTTCATGCGGCGCTGGGCCTATATCTTCGCACGCATCCGATTCATGTACGAGAATCACCCGCCGGTGTTCTGGCGATTCCTGCGGTGGGCGATGTTCCATTTTGCACGGCGGGAATTCAAGTGCCGTTTCCCGTCTGTGCATAAGGCGCTGCGGCGGATGACGCCGCGGGCCATTCTATTCATCCATGGAGAGAAGGACTCGTACCTCCCGGTTGAGCAGAGTCGCCGGCTCTACGCCCTGGCGCCGCAGCCGAAGGCGCTCTGGATTGCGGCCGGCGCACGGCACAATCAGGCCGTGATCGTTCACCGTGATCGGTATCACGCCCTGACTTTGAACTTTTATGACCGCTACCTGATGCCCGCGGGTGTGGCACCGGTCGCCGAGGCAAGACCGGAGGTCGCCCCCCCCATGGCCTCGCAGCCCGCATTCGCCGATGCCGAGTCTCTTTGA
- a CDS encoding GH3 auxin-responsive promoter family protein has translation MPSLFEYLAKEIAGTHATWVYRRFRRALERPVYEQQQALRRALHVTRGSAFAREHALHRVRNLADLRRALPIRNYEQYRPYIERVCAGEHTALFARREPILMFATSSGTTALPKRIPVTRSFVKDYRRGWNTFGLKVLDDHHDAILRAILPSTGRYDEEHTATGIPIGAITGLLAKMQKRFVRRLYVGRPEVAYLRGAQQRYYALMRLAIVRDVAWAITASPGTLIEMARVANEHRAALIRDVHDGTLAEWVDAGSELRATLLAGVRPQPERARELERWCAAHGALRPRDYWRLSFLACWTGGSMGHYLERLGEWWGGVPVRDIGLLASEGRVSIPLADGESSGVLDVTAAAFEFIPCEEAATEEPRTLAAHELEVGQDYIVVLTNTTGLARYRLDDVVKVRGWDGRTPRVEFMYRAGRVASVAGEKLTENQVVAAVRAACAALGLPSFDFVLAPAWADPPYYELYAARSPVAGLTDAVDTALRQQNGEYDSRRGSRRLGPVIAHHIPCDAIAAMDRRLAAARRGTAEQYKRPCLLTEPGQLEALLCLSPSELGGETGGP, from the coding sequence ATGCCGAGTCTCTTTGAGTATTTAGCGAAGGAGATCGCCGGAACCCATGCCACCTGGGTTTATCGGCGCTTTCGCCGGGCCCTTGAGCGGCCCGTCTACGAGCAGCAGCAGGCCCTCCGCCGCGCGCTGCATGTTACGCGTGGAAGCGCGTTTGCGCGTGAGCATGCGCTGCACCGGGTGCGGAACCTCGCTGATCTGCGGCGCGCGCTGCCCATACGAAACTACGAGCAGTATCGGCCTTATATCGAACGAGTTTGCGCAGGGGAGCATACCGCGCTGTTCGCACGGCGTGAGCCGATCCTCATGTTCGCCACGAGCAGCGGGACGACCGCACTGCCCAAACGCATCCCCGTGACGCGGTCCTTCGTGAAGGACTATCGCCGCGGCTGGAACACCTTCGGGCTCAAGGTCCTGGATGACCATCATGACGCGATTCTTCGCGCGATTCTCCCTTCGACCGGCCGATACGACGAGGAGCACACGGCCACCGGTATTCCGATTGGGGCGATCACGGGGCTGCTCGCGAAGATGCAGAAGCGCTTCGTGCGGCGGCTCTATGTCGGGCGGCCGGAAGTTGCCTACTTGCGGGGGGCGCAGCAGCGGTACTACGCACTGATGCGGCTGGCCATCGTGCGGGATGTCGCCTGGGCCATCACCGCGAGTCCCGGCACACTGATCGAGATGGCGCGCGTTGCAAACGAGCACCGCGCTGCGCTGATCCGTGACGTGCATGACGGCACGCTCGCGGAGTGGGTGGATGCAGGATCAGAGCTGCGTGCTACGCTACTTGCAGGCGTGCGTCCACAGCCCGAGCGCGCCCGGGAGTTGGAGCGGTGGTGTGCCGCGCACGGCGCACTGCGCCCGCGGGACTACTGGCGGTTGAGCTTCCTCGCCTGCTGGACGGGTGGAAGCATGGGACATTACCTGGAACGGCTCGGTGAGTGGTGGGGTGGGGTACCGGTGCGGGATATCGGTTTGCTGGCGAGCGAGGGGCGCGTCAGCATTCCTCTCGCGGATGGGGAATCGTCCGGGGTGCTGGATGTGACGGCGGCGGCATTCGAATTTATCCCGTGCGAAGAAGCCGCCACGGAAGAGCCGCGCACACTGGCGGCGCACGAGTTGGAAGTTGGGCAGGACTATATCGTCGTGCTGACGAATACGACGGGCTTAGCGCGCTACCGGCTCGACGATGTGGTCAAGGTGCGGGGATGGGACGGCCGCACGCCGCGGGTGGAGTTCATGTACCGCGCAGGACGGGTGGCGTCGGTGGCGGGCGAGAAACTCACGGAGAACCAGGTTGTGGCCGCTGTACGTGCAGCGTGTGCAGCGCTCGGGCTGCCAAGTTTCGACTTTGTCCTGGCGCCGGCGTGGGCCGATCCCCCGTACTACGAGCTATATGCGGCGCGATCGCCGGTCGCGGGGCTCACAGACGCGGTGGACACTGCCCTGCGACAACAGAACGGAGAATACGACTCACGGCGCGGGTCGCGTCGCTTGGGGCCGGTGATTGCCCATCACATTCCGTGTGATGCGATCGCAGCGATGGATCGGCGGCTGGCGGCCGCGCGCCGCGGTACGGCCGAACAGTACAAGCGCCCGTGCCTGTTGACCGAGCCAGGTCAGTTGGAAGCACTGCTGTGCTTGTCGCCGAGTGAGCTCGGCGGGGAAACCGGCGGTCCGTGA
- a CDS encoding sigma-70 family RNA polymerase sigma factor, giving the protein MKTGTRQERVATLWSTFRRTRSVDTRNRLIEHYLPLVNKIAEIMARRLWPRVTADELASAGYDGLIAAVSSFDQDRGVKFETYCRQRIVGAIRDWQREVDPLGRSGRNFERTMNHAEERFQAECGRLPTAVELAQRMDMSLSKFLRMRKTVAASHNVPLEFSSDRNDDSRMNTLVPADPSPGPSHQTERELIRDYITRGLKEQDRLILTLYYYEKLTMAAIGAVLGVSESRVCQRHAEIVEQLRARFADAACDLVA; this is encoded by the coding sequence ATGAAAACAGGGACACGGCAGGAACGAGTGGCCACGCTTTGGAGCACGTTCCGACGCACTCGATCCGTAGACACCCGCAACCGGCTGATCGAGCATTACCTCCCCCTCGTCAACAAGATCGCAGAGATCATGGCTCGGCGACTCTGGCCGCGCGTGACCGCGGACGAACTTGCCAGCGCGGGTTACGATGGCCTGATCGCGGCGGTGTCCTCGTTCGACCAGGATCGCGGGGTGAAGTTCGAGACCTACTGCCGACAGCGGATCGTGGGTGCGATTCGGGATTGGCAGCGCGAGGTGGATCCCCTGGGGCGCTCGGGGCGGAATTTCGAACGCACCATGAATCATGCTGAAGAGCGTTTCCAAGCCGAGTGCGGCCGGCTTCCGACGGCGGTGGAGTTGGCTCAGCGGATGGACATGTCGCTGTCCAAGTTCCTGCGCATGCGTAAGACGGTGGCCGCGTCACACAATGTGCCACTTGAATTCTCAAGCGACCGTAACGACGACAGTCGCATGAACACGCTCGTGCCCGCCGATCCCAGTCCGGGGCCCAGTCATCAAACCGAGCGCGAGCTGATTCGCGATTACATCACCCGCGGATTAAAGGAGCAGGATCGGTTGATCCTGACCCTTTACTACTACGAGAAACTGACGATGGCGGCGATCGGCGCCGTGCTGGGGGTGAGTGAGTCACGTGTGTGCCAGCGGCACGCGGAGATCGTGGAGCAGTTGCGGGCGCGTTTTGCAGACGCGGCCTGCGACCTGGTGGCCTGA